In the Myxocyprinus asiaticus isolate MX2 ecotype Aquarium Trade chromosome 31, UBuf_Myxa_2, whole genome shotgun sequence genome, TAAAGTATATGACAGCATTGAAAACATGGATTGTGAGGCATTAGCTAGGACCTCAAAACTCTATTGAACGGAAACGATCAGAACCAAACTATACATAAAAACACACTAAACAAACTATCCCCCAAAGCCTCAGGACCACAGgatgtttgtgtatatatttttaggGGGCTTAGGAAGAGAGGTATAAGCTGCATTAAAATGTTGGATGGACAAAGGATAACAATAttcaaataaacaacaacaacaacaacaaaaatgtgtggggaaaaaaacagGTTATGTAGTTTATACATACATTATGTATGACTGTACTGCACAAAACAcaaagccacataaaaataaaaaaatatttctttgttgATCTTGTTTACTCTCAAATAGATCCCAAGTCAAGGCAGGGTCAAATAACCCCACACACCAACAATCTAGGAATCAGTTTCATGCAATCCTAGggaataataattctgtaatctAAAAGATGTCCAAACAGAGAGCTTAGCCAGATGGACTTAGCACATCactaaaggtttttagaagacaCCGGGACTCTAGTTATCAGTTAATTTTTACTATCGCTCCATGAACTAAGTTCAGCATAGGTTGAGTTAAAGTTAGGGTTAGTAGTGTTAGGCTTAGTCTTTGTAAATTATGAGTTTGTGAAGATTTTTTCTGCATTTCATTTTAGATTAGCAGTTTGTAACCTTCAAATAGTCATAGGTAAGCAATTTAAGAAAAGGTTGCATATGCTTTTTTTGTCTTGACAGCTAGGGATTTGCTGCAATATGcaattaacaatatttatttCCAGCTCCTGCTGTTCTGCCGCCTTTCGTAGTACAGGTTTTTCGATTTGACAGCAACTTTTTGGAATATCTTATTTTTGGCCATATTCCTCAATCAGCTGCCTGACTAGAAATGTCAACTCCAGAGATTATATAACTGTGTCACTGGGGAACAGACAATTTTTCTACAAAGGTGGTGGATTATGATTATCTATCTAGGTCACAATGTAAGCATCTAATTCAACTTCGCCCCCACTTGATCCTGTTAGTGTGCAGCACCTAATTTAGCGTAAATACCTGCCACACGGGCCTAGAATATTTATTGAGGTGGAAAGCCATTAATTTTCAGCACCCAAATCCCAATTAAACCTCAGGATCTGGGGCCATATTAGAGACATCCTATCTTAAGTCTTAAGACAAGATCAAGTAAGGATCTTAACTGCTAAGATTTAAACATTTTAGAGTAAGGATGTTTCTGTAATATAGCGCttgatgtaaaaaagaaaaaaagtccagATAACGATTATCGAGACACATTTCATTAAGTTGCCAAAACAACAGAAACTGCTCCCATTCAACAGAATAGAGATAATAAATATACACAGTGAGTCATCCGTCCATGAGGAGCTAGATTCAAATTATAATGGTTGAATAGATGGGAGTGGTGGCTGTGGTCAAATTTGAGTCCAACGTTAAGTTTGCACCTGCATTGTAAGACACCTCTGGCAACGGCACAATGAAATGAACAGCAATCCCAACAGCTAGGATGAGAACAGCAGCGAGGGTGATCAGACCCCTCCTGAGGATGAGCTGATATGTAGAGAGCAGCACCGGGGGCTTTTCCTCCTCTTGTACCACAGTAATGTTGCGTTCCTCATCCTGATCATGAGAGCTCACAACCACGTATCCATTCCCATTCTAAAAGTGAAAGACAAATGGACACAAATAGACATACAATATTTTTACCCTTTAATTGAAAACTTTTATGCAGTGGTGTAAATGagctatggtgctgtactttatcactatacttaaaggtgcagtatgtaacattttttcatgtaatattctgcttttttttgccaatgtgtgaacggcttgtaacgcaacataaaaaatgagcccttcccggactcctaggttgcctattaaagcctgtagacagattttcatgcgaagggagcgggtcgcttttgccgggaaaattcaAAGGATGTGACGattatgcgcactcccgagagctttgcctcagacagtaatagcttctcttccgctattcaacagcgacaacaaactgcaacactaggtaacgttatcttagagatggaatccagcaaatgtcaagctcccagcacaacaccgactcctacacaaactcaagagtaagccaaaaaaaaaaaccccataatttactgaatcctgtctggctaagcgggaacgtgatcgtggtcgagcgaaaactagagtgaacatcggcaggacatttgattcctgaagGGACCTTCATTCattcaaaactgaccctgaattggcattcttcttattggacaggtaagattacataactgcaaagcatgtgaaatacagtgccataaggattgatctgtcattttagctaacttgatcttgcttgctaacgctgacgaattgcaagctaccttgcttcgtaactttaaaataatttagctggttagctagctaacgccgacataggttatcgtataaatgcagtcaatgtaccatgcaaagaaaagtgattacttcaaactacagtcttgcatagccagacctatatccacactttattTTAGCCCTGTTCCTGCACTGGAGagacatatctaatatacagtttcaaagtttgtagtaaaacaatcataactgtgtaattttaattatgctacctcatctgtgatcatgatACCgatgaatcacattcagtctcaaATACAAAGGCGGATTAAAACAGGGAACTCCTTGTACTGGAGTCGAAAATTTGACCTTGAGACCAATCAGTCATTCTGAATAAAATTCAGTGATCCATGTTTTTatccactgactaacaaaatccagTTACTGACAGTGTTAGACGTAtggatccccccccccccccactttttaaaataaagtgacaCCCCTGACTACGACGGTTTTCCATTTCATCAGGCACCtacactcacatgcttgtggtagttgtagtccttatttagccaTTTGTTAGCAacagcctttaaaaaaaaaacaaacaaaaaaaacatgacagctttgaaattcacgtttgaggtatgactgtgtaatttatgttctagaaGACATAACTCGATTAATGTATCTCCgattaatgtttaccacagaccttattttactcataaatccaaaacttccattgtaaaaaccaataggaaaatccagagggattAATAAATTAGTCATGGCTGACTGCGAATAGCACATTTTATGTCATGAGTAACTGAGAATTTCTGTTTTTGCGTGATGCTACATCCATGCAGCTAGGGGTCAGGGCAACATGTACACAACTTTACTGCATGCACCTTtataaattgtaaaacatttttattgaaatttGGACACATACCTATACTTTCACTTGAGTATAATTTGTCAGTACTTAATAATACCTGTATTCATAAAACATTAGGAAATGGAAATGGAAGATACCTCTGCATTCAGGACTACCTGGTAGAAACTATTGCGGTGATTGGAACAAAACTCAGGGTTGGAGGTCATTACTCCATTTACCGCTCCATTTGCACTTTTTCCTGTTCGCGCGATTGCCTTTAATAGAGATGTAAACTCTTTCAGTCATGGAAGTCACCAATTACTTACATGATCAGGAGCATTACAATTAGCGGCAAGGTGCAGTTAGTAATAGGTCTGAAATGCCTACCTCTTCTGTCATTTTCTTCCAGTTTAATTTAAAGATGGCGACGATGAAAAAAATTGCTAGCAAAAACACTGCAATGAGGAGGCCCAACCAAAAGCCTAAATCAGAAATCAGAACACAGTAAATGTTATTTGTATCCATCCATCCGACACAAGAGAGtttataatctcaaaatgactaaatatcctccttttaaaaatatattggtctatcactgtTTAGTTGTAATAGGACGAACCAGCTACTTGTAGCTTGGCTGTGAACATCAGAACGATGCTTGACGGGAGTCCTATGCAGTAGTAACCTAAAAGGTTAGCAATGGCAGCTATTTTCTGCTGCCCTGTGCCAATGAGAACGCCCATGCCAACACACTGAaagaaataataaacaaaaactaaaataaaggAACTTATAATGGATGGTCTAAAAATACTGCATTTAATAAGAACAAGAATTTATGTCTGATAAAGTATGTGCAGAGCTCACCAATAGTCCATTAAAGAACTGAAGAGGGCAGTAGATGTTCAGTAGCTGAGACACAAGCTCTGCTATGGTCCTAAATATGACAAACATCACAGAAGGAAAATTTGAATCAGctgttgtttacattttgtttagtttttttccatttaaacctcAGTGTGAAACTGCAGACTCAAGTGATTACAGATTTGTTAAAGTGTTTCCATGCaaacaacattttgttttatatgcttGAAATAATATTGTAAGTGGCTTACTCGTCTGAGGTGAAAATAAAGCCAATGACTGTTTTTGTTGAGCCCAGGACAAGACCTTGAAAGATTGCTAATACAGCTGGGGAACAGAATGGATGTTTACATTAGGTCACATCAATTGTtgctacatacagtacatgctgtgTTAGTGTTATGACATGATTGGGAATGATTTATATCAAATAAAAAGGGTATAATGTATGTTTCTACCTGCACAGATAAGAGACACCTTGCTGGTGAGAATAGCCGCAGCTGTTTCCCCAGCACCGAGTGCGTTACCTACACGAACACACGCTGCACCTTGCATTCCTAATGGGATCTGTAATATCAATAAGGAGGTGAACACAAACTGCACAATTGTGGCAAGAGCAGAAGCATTTTTCTAAAACAGTTATGCAATGTGAAGGTGCATTTTTAATGCATGGAATTGCTGCATATATGTGTTCATGTCacgatattttaaatatgtagtctgAAAAACCCCATGAAATCTCTTGACGAGTGgcattttctttcctgtgttaatGTATTTCTGATTAGAATATTGGGTGGGACGTATGAAAGGATCACCCCTCCCTTTTTTAAATGGCCAGTAGGCTGTAGTTACATCACAGGAGGTATTaggggggagggacattctcattgtagagagcatttgattggacaaaaatctgtgtagtgcaagatgagtcatcaatatttttggtcctttttttttaggtgtacattagcatatacagtagatggcttcaaagctaatagacatggactaaaagccacaaaactcaaattATGATTTTGTCGATTAGTTGCCTCTATGGAGTTGTTGAATATGTAATAGTTGCAGTAATtgtgtaaattaaaatgaatcgAGTGAATAAATATTTTCAGATCATCCATACACACCATATAGTTAATGTATGCCAGCATTATAACCACATGCTGGGCAGCCAGATCCACCTCGCTCAACATTCCTGATAAGAAGAGGAAAGTAAATCAGAAGAAAAAGCATCTGTTAATCCATAAAACTACACAGATGTGAACACATTCTACTTCTGCACATTGAATGCACCTGCCAAGAATCCTCCAACCTCATAGATCCACCATTCAAAACAGGTCATGAGTGTGCTGGGAATGGCCAGCTTCATGTAGGACCCCCAGTCCTGTAAGGCCTCAGAAGACCACCCTTTTTTTAAGGAAAGGGACACATGGAAAACAGGAAAGATCAGCTTTTGAGCATCAACCCTATATTGGTGTTGTAAAAAACAAGTATATTTCCAGCAGAACGCCTAAACAGAGAGCCTCAGACTATTTTGCTCTTTCATGAGTAGGCTATCATACAGTATGTACCCACTTATAATGTCACGGTATATATGCGCATATAGACTCACCTCCCCAAGTCTTCTCATGGAGCTTCTGCCAGCGAATGAAACAAAATAGGGCAAAACAGTTAAAAACTTGAGCGAAGGTGTTTGCTGCGGCAGACCCACTGAAATACAAATACACAGAAGATCTCTTCTAACAGATATTATgaagataatgaaaatgaaacacatttttacaaaaagtatggaaaattatatatttatactcaCTAAACTCCAAAGTCCCACCAGTATAGCAAAACGTAGTTCACTAACACATTGGCAATATTGGCAACTGCAGCTGAGTACATCTGAGGCTTTATCACAGCCTACAGACAATATCAACATACAGGGACTTAATgcaaagatattttaaaattaagttattcattaaaatatccaTTTAATTATATGTACCTGGTTTTGAAGATATGACAGTTGCAGTTGATATAGAAACATGGCCTGTAGACACATAAAAGACATTAGGATGAACAGTAATTTTTACAAAGAATTATTAAATTTGAGATAATCTGCACAGGAAATGCCATCCATAGATATTTATTATTGAATCTTACCGGAATTGCTGGTAGATATGCAACCACATAGAGCTGTGCTATCCTGAGGGAGATACATTTAAACATTAGTTTTTAATctttatagttcacccaaactaaaaaaaaaaaaaaaacgactattaatatttacttatttatttcgCAAGTTTTGCACAACCATTATATAGTCAAATCTACTTTATGACTTAATGTTGATTTAAGTGAATGgataaatttaacttaaacattttaataaattcagtaacttttacttacaaacaTGATATACATGATACTTAaacttatttaaatttaaataaacatcttaTTAGAATATGTCATGTATTTAATTTTCCTTGAAAAAATATGTTCAATCTTGTACTACATGACATCCCACAGGGAATCTTAATGCATGCTATGCAGTCTACGAGACAACATCATCTGCGATAGAAAGGAAAGATAATTGTTTTGGTCATGAACGGGTAATTTTAAGTAGAAAATTAACttaagactgcacaaaacaagaagttaccaaatgtaacaacaaaattaacaataaaacggtgtaaataaatgtgcaaacagtgaaaccatgcaggctcattaattattcaagctcagtgcatgctgggaacaccagctttgaaaagttaagtaaaatttacttattttatttaccgaAATGGACTCAGTTTAGCagataaatatgacaaggttttctacttaaggattaatacatgatgacacattgtaatatataacattataattataatataatatataaaataacaaacaatcataaataatatttacttataacctagagcattcatttttacatgtttgaatgtagaatttacttaatatttttaagttcacgctttaacttattcagtgtagaaagtacttaatctttttttgctatatttacttcaccacaaaatcatttttttaaagtgcaaaaatgaaaattctgtcatgatttacttatGAGGTTTGATGTCATTGTCGttttgccatatttgatttgggctttGTATACAttagttgatcaatgatttgatttgagagtgaataacaacataAAGTGTGGTCTGTTCATCCTAAAAAGTGATTGTATGCCTTTAGAAGGTTTGAAATATGGAGCACAAGTTGCACATGATACTTTTTTGACacctttgggtgcttttttaagctacAGTGAGCCACTAACTACTgtaattgtatggaaatcagAAATCGTGCCATTCTTTAAAATAAGTCCTTTTGTATTTCACAAAAGATtgtgtgtgagtaaataatgaccgaattttcattttgggtgaactattcctttaaatgccgcTACCAGACTAATTAATGTGTGAGTTAAAGTCAGTACTGGTCACCTGGCCACTTCAGGGTCTTGCCCCAGCAGCAGTAGGAGGGGTTGTGTGTTTACAAGTAAAGCCCAGCAGGGCAAACTGAAGAGTGTCAGAATCAATATGCCTCTTTGCAGGATGACACCTACACGGAGCAGGTTCTTCCCACCAAATGTCTGAAAGCAAGAAGAAAGCATGATTCAAGACTGCTAATAAGTCATTTTATTGTacatgtgagttttttttttaattttttttttttatgtcatcagTGTTGTTGCTTGATGGTCTTTTAAGTATCCTCTTCAAGTATCATACAGTATAGCACATATCTTATTGTATAGCATAGAAGATTCTTAAAGTGTGTTTCTTATAGGCCGTTGATTGTTCTTTTTcagctttttgttttattatgtatgCAGTTGGAGTGCTATGTGAATGGAAAACATACCTGTGATACCAATGTGTCACATGCCAAAGCTAGTCCCAACCCTGTCGCCGCAGCTGTTACATTTATTGTCTGAAAAACAATTGTATTGCACACATGTACTTAATAATTGTAATTCTTGCTTTTTGAcaacaatggggtccaaaagtctgagataaAATTgagtgaaaacttttttttttcattacacattGTATTGTCAGCATAACAACCAACAGTAAGTGAAAAGTTCAAATGAAAAACTAACATGAGTTTCAGAATTCCTTGTTATTTGGTATGTCCAGCTTTTGttataatgacagcatgcactccagCATAAACTCTGTTtgcttccaggtttaaattagattttttttgtggAGTCGAACATTTGGACCCCACTGGATATTGCACATCTAATTAATGTGGTACATTACACATTTTGGCCTGTGTAATCTTTAATGAAATAGACTTACAGCTGAGGCCATAGCGTAACCTGCTAGCACAGTGTTCCCCAGGCGTCCACAGAACATTGTCACCacaaagaaaaggaggaaattCAGGAACCGACACACAAGCTaagaatacaaacaaaacaaaatatttagctGAAATGGAGATAAAAGTACTTGACTCACATGTATTACAGTTATGAAAGTCTGTAGTCACGTGGAGGGAAAACAAAACACCTTCTGTATATGGAGCTTCATGGCAAACTTTAGAAAATCTTGTTATTTACCAATTACtatgatactgtatattttgGAAATTTCTCATTAAACTTGTTTATGTGATTTCCAGGCCATCTATGATAGAAATGTTGCACTTTTTTTAGTTTATAAGGAAGGAATAGTAAGTTAAATCACTCAACATTATGGACATTATGGATTATTAACAGTCAAGAATCAGAACAACTATTTTAACTTCAAATAAACGTGCATGGAGacataatacataatatactTAAAAAGTTTCAGTAAAGCATACTCTGGTTTCAGTAAAGAATATTTTACTGTATAAGACACTGTA is a window encoding:
- the LOC127422531 gene encoding multidrug and toxin extrusion protein 1-like; amino-acid sequence: MHVSSPKTEAPSMEPSAKLFCCQFVRRCIPLIYREELYHILRMTGPLLVCRFLNFLLFFVVTMFCGRLGNTVLAGYAMASATINVTAAATGLGLALACDTLVSQTFGGKNLLRVGVILQRGILILTLFSLPCWALLVNTQPLLLLLGQDPEVARIAQLYVVAYLPAIPAMFLYQLQLSYLQNQAVIKPQMYSAAVANIANVLVNYVLLYWWDFGVYGSAAANTFAQVFNCFALFCFIRWQKLHEKTWGGWSSEALQDWGSYMKLAIPSTLMTCFEWWIYEVGGFLAGMLSEVDLAAQHVVIMLAYINYMIPLGMQGAACVRVGNALGAGETAAAILTSKVSLICAAVLAIFQGLVLGSTKTVIGFIFTSDETIAELVSQLLNIYCPLQFFNGLLCVGMGVLIGTGQQKIAAIANLLGYYCIGLPSSIVLMFTAKLQVAGFWLGLLIAVFLLAIFFIVAIFKLNWKKMTEEAIARTGKSANGAVNGVMTSNPEFCSNHRNSFYQVVLNAENGNGYVVVSSHDQDEERNITVVQEEEKPPVLLSTYQLILRRGLITLAAVLILAVGIAVHFIVPLPEVSYNAGANLTLDSNLTTATTPIYSTIII